In one Plasmodium reichenowi strain SY57 chromosome 7, whole genome shotgun sequence genomic region, the following are encoded:
- a CDS encoding hypothetical protein (conserved Plasmodium protein, unknown function), whose protein sequence is MWGLVKSSSKKNINNEEINNDETIDYDEEGEEEKKNVTNNMNGNTNVDETKYEDTLKDEKGNVMDVDKDDMENTECILNSDEINKKIESVLNNLSSDEEEEGEVVEDEIPYERVNEKNKENKEIILLNIYLELSNDHLEMLLKIFGTVEKIYMDDNEGVHAIYTSLSSAKKAKEFLDNLKIKNRRMQVIYGNYKKNSNMNHVDNKRNTYIYNMNNEYIEENINNDHIYLNNYVNKDRNNKHELYFKHYNDNSNILYDHLGNPIKKNVVLYKNKKYYMNNMKINNNSPLYKNHHMKGKNVLLKNNMFDSSLPMHLNNDYMMTSDGHIKISEVNKENNNDQQDIPDYFHHSNHFSHIPPPPPPTSLYNNNNDNDNNNNITNSHMGEYNDNHSDEDNNNNNNNNNLSYNNSRVNTNNSSYRGKNNNMQNEKNNYNKLIYNKYVNVPNDNIGNNLLHSKYNNNNNNFEMFNTSNYNFSYQKNNLSSHDYNNNNNYSKGLYSKHIPPPPFNEHNNFTTLSMSNINMKNKKENSNFINSHNDNDNKDNSLYNINEFIEINDNNPFNIHSEHIMKDNFLWITRKEEKVLNWSTHLSIEENHLDFLQSFNIYKLYNRYLLITNIPTNLRDTHKLKDYINNLLTIDKKYNACVDVIFFDAVKNNNQTLFYHDDINKDTQHVLQTTQEQKEEDHINSEQNIKQEGNTDEQEHIQSDHHDDKSNGNKEEPVELKEEEITQKGGRMKGQERAKAAPQKLRKMRGRAKTKKEEKEEEKDEEKDEEKEEEKEEEKDEEKEEEKEEEKDEEKDEEKEEEKEKQEQPEGEQNDDNIENEKNDPNDDSHNNGVSDWIDKKNDVNKNVYAHLTFRTIKNCTEAKKILEEKNFLVTYTSPHKPNNCLWVGNILKNYFFNTANILKTMFSYFGEIRNIKYVNDKNCFFLQYKNVESAVNARNHMFGIQISKSTILNIDFSILNEWENKQKINLSRKRFLDNNETQDRLENKYHRKNNPYADSKTMSLLKRNRYKKGYATTNSNNYYNNKYDDHNSKKKIHKDSNYLIDKKNNRTRKSKSYKSSHHEKSDNQRILKRKADDHEHYRDSKKNKRDYLDDHKHNYNDDNMFNDQYNSIHTDMEHDNSLDGKKEKIIAFYVNQKYKCDFVATLYEGDPKLKIYSKLNVETKSDIKNLKQIKSTCTNYAIWKLGPTPSQTKKFTHICDHFSKKKNIPVIINKECTIFIVPIKEEYLKDLQIENMEYMYAYVLETKKT, encoded by the exons atgtggGGATTAGTAAAAAGCTCTtcaaaaaagaatataaataacgaagaaataaataatgatgaaacAATAGATTATGATGAGGAAGgagaagaagaaaaaaaaaatgttacGAATAATATGAACGGTAATACTAATGTAGATGAAACTAAATATGAAGATACTTTAAAGGATGAAAAAGGAAATGTTATGGATGTTGATAAAGATGATATGGAAAATACGGAATGTATATTAAACTCAGatgaaattaataaaaagattGAAAGCGTACtaaataatttatcttctgatgaagaagaagaaggAGAAGTTGTTGAAGATGAAATACCTTATGAACGTGTTAacgaaaaaaataaagaaaataaagaaataattttattaaatatatatttagaaCTATCAAATGATCATTTGGAAatgttattaaaaatttttgGAACAgttgaaaaaatatatatggatGATAATGAAGGTGTTCATGCTATATATACATCTTTGTCAAGTGCAAAAAAAGCAAAAGAATTTTtagataatttaaaaataaaaaatagaaGAATGCAAGTTATATATGggaattataaaaagaattcTAATATGAATCATGTGGATAATAAAAGgaatacatatatatataatatgaataatgaatatatagaagagaatataaataatgatcatatatatttaaataattatgttaaTAAAGATAGAAACAATAAACATGAATTATACTTTAAAcattataatgataattcAAATATTCTTTATGATCATTTAGGTAATCctataaagaaaaatgttgtcttatataaaaataaaaaatattatatgaataatatgaaaattaataataattcccctttatataaaaatcatCATATGAAAGGTAAAAATGTCTTActgaaaaataatatgtttgATTCATCATTACCTATgcatttaaataatgattatatgATGACATCTGATGgacatattaaaatatctgaagtaaataaagaaaataataatgatcaGCAGGATATACCTGACTATTTTCATCATAGTAATCATTTTTCACATATCCCCCCTCCCCCTCCTCCAACAAGTTTAtacaacaacaataatgataatgataataataataatattactaATAGTCATATGGGTGAATACAATGATAACCATAGTGATGaggataataataataataataataataataatctttcttataataatagtcGTGTAAATACAAACAATTCTTCTTATCGAgggaaaaataataatatgcaaaacgaaaaaaataattacaaCAAATTGatatacaataaatatgtaaatgtaccaaatgataatataggaaataatttattacattctaaatataataataataataataattttgaaaTGTTTAATACCagtaattataatttttcatatcaaaaaaataatttgtCTTCACAcgattataataataataataattatagtaAAGGATTATATTCAAAACATATCCCCCCCCCACCATTTAATGAGCATAATAATTTCACAACCTTATCCATGTccaatattaatatgaaaaacaaaaaagaaaatagtaattttataaatagTCATAATGACAATGATAACAAAGATAATTCgctttataatataaatgaatttattgaaataaatgataataatcCTTTCAATATTCATAGTGAACATATAATGAAAGATAATTTCTTATGGATTACTagaaaagaagaaaaagtaTTAAATTGGTCAACACATTTATCTATAGAAGAAAACCATTTAGATTTTTTACaatcttttaatatatataaattatataatagatATTTGTTAATCACTAATATTCCTACAAATTTAAGAGATACTcataaattaaaagattatataaataaccTATTAACAattgataaaaaatataatgcATGTGTCGATGTTATCTTTTTCGATGCTGtcaaaaataataaccaAACGTTATTCTATCATGACGATATTAATAAGGATACTCAACATGTACTACAAACCACACAAGAACAAAAGGAGGAAGATCATATAAACAGTGAGCAAAATATAAAGCAAGAGGGAAACACAGATGAGCAGGAACATATACAAAGTGATCATCATGATGATAAATCAAATGGCAATAAGGAGGAACCAGTAGAATTAAAAGAAGAGGAAATAACTCAAAAAGGTGGAAGAATGAAAGGTCAAGAAAGGGCAAAGGCAGCTCCTCaaaaattaagaaaaatgaGAGGACGTGCTAAAACAaaaaaggaagaaaaagaagaagaaaaagatgaagaaaaagatgaagaaaaagaagaagaaaaagaagaagaaaaagatgaagaaaaagaagaagaaaaagaagaagaaaaagatgaagaaaaagatgaagaaaaagaagaagaaaaagaaaaacaagAACAACCGGAGGGAGAACAGAATGATGACaatatagaaaatgaaaaaaacGATCCTAATGATGACAGCCACAATAATGGTGTTTCAGATTGGATAGATAAGAAGAACGATGTGAATAAAAATGTGTATGCACATTTAACCTTTCGAACCATAAAAAATTGTACAGaagcaaaaaaaattttagaAGAAAAGAATTTTTTAGTAACTTATACATCACCACATAAACCTAACAACTGTTTATGGGTaggaaatatattaaaaaattatttttttaacacagcgaatatattaaaaacaaTGTTTAGTTATTTTGGAGAGATcagaaatattaaatatgtaaatgataagaattgtttttttttacaatataaaaatgtagaATCTGCAGTAAATGCAAGAAATCACATGTTCGGTATACAGATATCTAAAAGTACTATTCTAAATATTGATTTTTCCATATTAAACGAATGGGAAAATAAAcagaaaataaatttatcaAGAAAACGGTTCTTAGATAATAACGAAACACAAGATAgattagaaaataaatatcatagaaaaaataatccTTATGCTGATTCCAAGACTATGtcattattaaaaagaaatcGTTACAAAAAAGGATATGCAACAACAAATAGTaacaattattataataataaatatgatgatcataactcaaaaaaaaagattcATAAAGATTCAAATTATCTAATcgataaaaaaaataatcgCACTAGAAAAAGCAAATCATATAAAAGTTCGCATCATGAGAAAAGTGATAATCAGAgaattttaaaaagaaaagcAGATGATCATGAGCATTATAGAGATAGTAAAAAGAATAAGAGAGATTATTTAGATGATCataaacataattataatgatgataatatgtttaatgATCAGTATAATAGTATACATACTGATATGGAACATGATAATAGTCTAGATgggaaaaaagaaaaaataatcgCCTTTTATGTTAATcagaaatataaatgtgaTTTTGTAGCAACCTTATATGAGGGAGATCCAAAACttaaaat aTATTCCAAATTAAATGTGGAAACAAAGAGTGACATTAAAAATTtgaaacaaataaaaagtaCATGCACCAATTATGCCATATGGAAATTAGGACcaa CACCGAGCCAGACTAAGAAATTTACTCACATCTGTGATCATTTTagtaaaaagaaaaacattCCCGTTATCATAAATAAGGAATGTACAATTTTTATTGTCCCAATAAAAGAggaatatttaaaagatttaCAA atcGAAAATATGGAGTATATGTATGCTTACGTTCTGGAGACAAAAAAAacttaa
- a CDS encoding hypothetical protein (conserved Plasmodium protein, unknown function), whose amino-acid sequence MSTNEKFNYIEENKLNSQDFSSNTNYKHMEKSDERNIMGDYNNTDVLKEMTSEEFKNILNDDAYYKKLFESEGKHDSFNNDKDGLLNFEVDNLNDNNNNDNIGSNKNNETKKKKNNNNNNNNNNNNNNKNNKNYYYYDELDVDTDGEINKNNTESINKKEKFPRFSNLSLLNDDFFLKSQNMDMNKQNEDLKNKRDSLLSLKNLRNSSIFNLSLTDENLKRSYQKYELYSNDKLNMSLSQTDHIYDSDLLTPSPSKKDSVRKNARNDEMHNIIENKYNNDNIYKDNIYNSIHNQKEGDSYKIHIKSDDPDNVLHLNSYNKKNEDRKKNIEEENIHVVNNNNNNNNNNNNNRNKKLSIDLLDEELDNLKKKYLLDDSINYDDKNNDYLDEYASDSEFLKRSSLENKMNLDLNYGNDDSLNNSRRISNNSFSYWENKINSTRKIKINNETPKKGILKVSNSVSPLKDMNDNMSARKKSVQFSHRSVAVFDDKEKISPLHLTQFTRISSDSNNSEFKKKSVSIDSCIDKKDNDKLVGDNFLEDLDKSPIDKLLYKSNNRINNSNNNDNIMNMSSAQSIRFKAKISVDQIESARLSPIKNDLSFNNNTFNLSFNSSREYDYMNLHNNVLSEEMQSNNHNDDYIIKGNINLFDRQNRNTMDLATLSKVGAESGPTIERLKKGDKGEGQVDRKNIVNEENKSGDSNEQDINNEEIVNDEIVNDEIVNDEIVNDEIVNDEMINDEIINDEIVNDEMINDEIINDEIVNDEIINDDIINNKIINDDIINNKIINDDIINNKIVNGEIINDDIINNKIINDESNKFYRNKPYSNRINNDDDKKKKLVPSKEDSFEKKWGEKKTFEDKNKMNRKTINFIENNNKNNLNIEEKKKNVIVNRRASYSASIRNNIKIKKKWNEEDVSKYEKDINFKTQRNLKNRSSVETTMKKYDEKNVCALKNVTIENKELNENENENIYGNITNDKENNNLNNINNKYCVEDITFYEVQKEKSKKDVHHNIEHDNTDKREMHNKMDNDQYVITPYEKEKNLLLYNTNCEEQKDQNHNYDHTFKHRRKTIVDTNHEYPNEEDYKEYIYNNENYSEKGGRFVDNDDKFNENEEENEMHNEINHLEEENKYNVFYGEKDEDNMNEGQEEEGKYYGEEKYDEEGKYDEEGKYYEEEKYDEEGKYYEEGKYYGEEKYDEEGKYYEEEKYDEEEKYDEEGKYDEEGKYDEEGKYDEEGKYEDGKYDGEEQYYEEGKYDEEGKYDEEVKYDEEGKYDEEGKYDEEGKYDEEGKYDEEEKYDEEEKYDEEAHYDKKYHYDKKYHCDKKFHYEKNSRYNDDTEYNECERRETNTVSSYNNKELIKYTKESKKMIEKKKEENMKLKETLNENLIKKQEMIKEITLKIIRRCRIYSLKQLHNEKKNINNIIKLYESVRNILFKFINKINNLNNVSIKLDDALLKYEVTQLNYSKTKKAIEALEKYNLKIENKIKEKKILLEKQTAVLDKKQMKIELLTKQLNKLKNMYDNGSTRKQEINLIKVYKEKVEEFKKMEIIKGFLIKNINKYGINFELLNFNYYNFSTLYDYNNIDGVFFKNGDYLMYNNGLSDHQGGKLIKQMDGNNNNNNMYSSMHSNMHSDIHNNMHSNMHSNMHSDIHNNIHSNIHSNIHSNMHNNVHNNIHHNIHHNIHHNIHHNIHHNIHHNIHSTNFINCNNALLINEYNNFSKAGMLLNNSNNNNNHNNNNNNNNNNGVNNIYNHDENLERGKKGTTLIKKDILTNIEGNDNEENYDRTFDINELYKKEYKLKRLHKKINRNTFFKNEIFEEDLNCEWPYSITVDIIFSNVYKSKQENDNFNISSPLKIKNMKHLIANKMHILNNECNMDSNNNNNNNNNMNKNHNHNIINKNHNLSNNKTYLNLFRPYKIEMDSFTSFKDITINTYYKYINNDNMYYHIWNKNYDKDKYNIQINNVHINNKYKKRKTNRNLLINNIENYSYYGNDDSYIGVEWKLQLEIIKYKMIEIINKKLQKYTIKDIKLVNSNNNNNNNNNNNNNINNIVNNKNDNVTTKPNKEALKYIVEEIEYSFLILNNILFQYKYLLKHFLHLSNTFFDYYQNIIVFKTVVLPNHVSSHSFWLYLYINLEEAFTFSSLLHGIVEIKIESVDEEDKYSEECKEINNNIMKSLQQCIFSIKSKPLDITERINSFNLVEIIYAVLINENYNFHSYKNSMEENIKNLKTCEAFISQIIDKKIIVPIEIKKSNNKFID is encoded by the exons aTGTCTACAAATGAGAAATTCAATTATATAGAGGAAAACAAATTGAACTCTCAAGATTTTTCCTCAAATACGAATTACAAACATATGGAGAAAAGTGACgaaagaaatataatgggggattataataataccgatgtattaaaagaaatgaCAAGTGAggaatttaaaaatattttaaatgatGATGCATATTATAAGAAGCTGTTTGAATCTGAGGGGAAACATGATTCGtttaataatgataaggACGGGTTATTAAATTTTGAGGTGGATAACCTTAacgataataataataatgataatattgGAAGTAATAAGAACAACGaaactaaaaaaaaaaaaaataataataataataataataataataataataataataataaaaataataaaaattattattattatgatgagTTGGATGTAGATACAGATGGGgagataaataaaaataacacagaaagtattaataaaaaagagaaaTTCCCCAGATTTTCAAATTTAAgtttattaaatgatgacttttttttgaaaagtcaaaatatggatatgaacaaacaaaatgaagatttaaaaaataaaagagaTAGCTTGTTATCATTAAAGAATTTGAGGAATTCttctatttttaatttaagTCTTACTGATGAAAATTTAAAACGTTCTTATcaaaaatatgaattatattcaaatgataaattaaatatgtCTCTTTCTCAGACGGATCATATCTATGATAGTGATTTGTTAACCCCTTCTCCTTCGAAAAAAGACAGTGTGAGAAAAAATGCAAGAAATGATGAAATGcataatattatagaaaataagtacaataatgataatatatataaggacaatatttataatagtATCCATAATCAGAAAGAAGGTGACTCGTATAAAATACACATAAAATCAGATGATCCTGACAATGTACTACATTTAAAtagttataataaaaaaaatgaagatagaaaaaaaaacattgaagaagaaaatattcatgttgtgaataataataataataataataataataataataataatagaaataaaaaattatctaTCGATTTATTAGATGAAGAATtagataatttaaaaaagaaatatttattagatgatagtataaattatgatgataagAATAATGATTATCTAGATGAATATGCTAGTGATTCcgaatttttaaaaagaagttctttagaaaataaaatgaacCTTGATTTAAATTATGGAAATGACGattctttaaataataGTAGACGTATATCTAATAATAGTTTTTCATATTGGGAGAATAAAATCAATTCAACAcgaaaaattaaaattaataatgaaaccccaaaaaaaggaatattaAAAGTAAGTAACTCTGTATCTCCTTTAAAAGATATGAATGATAATATGAGTGCAAGGAAAAAATCAGTTCAATTTTCTCATAGATCGGTAGCTGTTTTTGATGATAAGGAAAAGATATCCCCATTACATCTAACACAATTTACTAGAATATCTAGTGATTCTAATAACTCCGAATTCAAAAAGAAAAGTGTTTCCATCGATTCATGTATCGACAAAAAGgataatgataaattaGTTGGAGATAATTTTTTGGAAGATCTTGATAAATCGCCAAttgataaattattatataaatctaACAACAGAATcaataatagtaataataatgataatattatgaacatGTCATCAGCACAATCTATTAGATTCAAAGCAAAAATTTCTGTAGACCAAATTGAATCAGCTCGTCTATCTCCAATTAAAAATGACTTAAGTTTTAATAACAACACTTttaatttatcttttaataGTAGTAGGGAATACGATTATATGAACCTACATAATAATGTGTTAAGTGAAGAAATGCAAAGTAATAACCATAACGatgattatattatcaaaggtaatataaatttgttTGATCGTCAAAATAGGAACACTATGGATCTTGCCACTCTTTCCAAGGTGGGTGCAGAAAGTGGTCCGACTATTGAGAGATTGAAGAAAGGAGACAAAGGAGAAGGACAGGTGgatagaaaaaatattgtaaatgaagaaaataaaagtgGTGATAGTAATGAGCAGGACATTAACAATGAAGAAATTGTTAATGATGAAATTGTTAATGATGAAATTGTTAATGATGAAATTGTTAATGATGAAATTGTTAATGATGAAATGATTAATGATGAAATTATTAATGATGAAATTGTTAATGATGAAATGATTAATGATGAAATTATTAATGATGAAATTGTTAATGATGAAATTattaatgatgatattatcaataataaaattattaatgatgatattatcaataataaaattattaatgatgatattatcaataataaaattgttaatggtgaaattattaatgatgatattatcaataataaaattattaatgatgaaagtaataaattttatCGTAACAAACCTTACAGTAATAgaattaataatgatgatgataaaaaaaaaaaattggtGCCTAGCAAAGAGGACAGTTTTGAAAAGAAATGGGGAGAAAAGAAAACATTCGAAgataaaaacaaaatgaacaGGAAAACCATAAACtttatagaaaataataataagaataatttaaatatagaagaaaagaaaaaaaacgTGATCGTTAATAGACGTGCAAGTTACAGTGCTTCTATAaggaataatataaaaattaaaaaaaaatggaatgAAGAGGATGTAtcaaaatatgaaaaagaCATTAATTTTAAGACACAAagaaatttaaaaaatagatCAAGTGTGGAAACAacaatgaaaaaatatgatgaaaaaaatgtatgtGCATTAAAGAATGTAAcaatagaaaataaagaattaaatgaaaatgaaaatgaaaatatatacggaaatataacaaatgacaaagaaaataacaatttaaataatattaataataaatattgtgTTGAAGATATAACATTTTATGAAgtacaaaaagaaaaatcaaaaaaagATGTACATCATAATATAGAACATGATAATACAGATAAAAGAGAAATGCATAACAAAATGGATAATGATCAATATGTTATAACACcatatgaaaaagaaaaaaatcttttgttatataatacCAATTGTGAAGAACAAAAGGATCAAAATCATAATTATGATCATACTTTTAAACATAGAAGAAAAACTATTGTAGATACAAATCATGAATATCCAAATGAAGAAgattataaagaatatatatacaataatgaaaattattCTGAAAAAGGTGGAAGGTTTGttgataatgatgataaatttaatgagaatgaagaagaaaatgaaatgCATAATGAAATTAATCATTTggaagaagaaaataaatataatgttttTTATGGTGAGAAAGATGAagataatatgaatgaagGACAAGAGGAGGaaggaaaatattatgGGGAAGAAAAGTATGATGAGGAAGGAAAATATGATGAGGAAGGGAAATATTACGAAGAAGAAAAGTATGATGAGGAAGGAAAATATTACGAAGaaggaaaatattatgGGGAAGAAAAGTATGATGAAGAAGGAAAATATTACGAAGAAGAAAAGTATGATGaggaagaaaaatatgatgagGAGGGAaaatatgatgaagaaggaaaatatgatgaagaaggaaaatatgatgaagaaGGAAAATATGAAGATGGAAAATATGATGGTGAAGAACAATATTATGAAGAAGGAAAATATGATGAGGAGGGCAAATATGATGAGGAAGTGAAATATGATGAGGAGGGCAAATATGATGAGGAAGGAAAATATGATGAGGAAGGAAAATATGATGAGGAGGGCAAATATGATGAGGAAGAAAAGTATGATGAGGAAGAAAAGTACGATGAGGAAGCTcattatgataaaaaatatcattatgataaaaaatatcattgtgataaaaaatttcattatgaaaaaaattctcgttataatgatgatacTGAATACAACGAATGTGAACGAAGAGAGACGAATACTGTTTCTTCTtacaataataaagaactcataaaatataccaaagaaagtaaaaaaatgatagaaaagaaaaaagaagaaaatatgaaattaaaagaaaCGTTAAATGagaatttaataaaaaaacaagaaaTGATTAAAGAGATaacattaaaaattataagaaGGTGTCGTATATATTCACTTAAACAATTACATAATgaaaagaagaatataaataatataataaaattatatgaatcTGTAcgtaatattttatttaaatttattaataaaataaataatttaaataacGTAAGTATAAAATTGGATGATgcattattaaaatatgaagTTACCCAATTAAATTATAGTAAAACAAAAAAGGCTATAGAAGCTcttgaaaaatataatttaaaaattgagaataaaataaaagagaaaaaaatattattagaaaaaCAAACTGCAGTATTAGATAAAAAGCAAATGAAAATTGAATTATTAACGAAACAGTTgaacaaattaaaaaatatgtatgatAATGGTTCCACAAGGAAACAAGAAATTAATTTAATCAAAgtatataaagaaaaggTAGAAGAGTTTAAGAAAATGGAAATAATTAAAGgatttttaataaaaaatattaataaatatggaATCAATTTTGAGCTcttaaattttaattattataatttttcaacattgtatgattataataatatcgATGGAGTCTTTTTCAAAAATGGGGATTACCTTATGTATAACAATGGGTTATCTGATCATCAAGGAGGAAAGTTAATCAAACAAATGGAcggtaataataataataataatatgtatagCAGTATGCATAGTAATATGCATAGtgatatacataataatatgcaTAGTAATATGCATAGTAATATGCATAGtgatatacataataatatacatagTAATATACATAGTAATATACATAGTAATATGCATAATAATGtgcataataatatacatcACAATATACATCACAATATACATCACAATATACATCACAATATACATCACAATATACATCACAATATACATAGTactaattttataaattgtaataatgctttattaataaacgaatataataatttttctaaaGCAGGTATGCTACTAAACAATTCaaataacaacaacaaccataataataataataataataataataataatggtgttaataatatatacaatcATGATGAGAACCTTGAACGAGGAAAAAAAGGGACGACACTCataaaaaaggatataCTTACGAACATTGAAGGAaatgataatgaagaaaattatgataGAACATTTGATAttaatgaattatataaaaaagaatataaattaaaacgtttacataaaaagataaatagaaataccttttttaaaaatgaaatatttgAAGAAGATTTAAATTGTGAATGGCCTTATAGTATAACAGTagatattattttttcaaatgtatataaatcgaaacaagaaaatgataattttaatatatcaagtccattaaaaattaagaaTATGAAACATTTAATAGCTAACAAAAtgcatatattaaataatgaatgTAATATggatagtaataataataataataataataataacatgaacaaaaatcataatcataatataattaataaaaatcataatcttagtaataataaaacatatttaaatttatttagACCATATAAAATTGAAATGGATTCTTTTACAAGTTTTAAAGATATTActataaatacatattataaatatataaataacgataatatgtattatcACATATggaataaaaattatgataaagataaatataacattcaaattaataatgtacatataaataataaatacaaaaaaagaaagacaaatagaaatttattaattaataatatagaaaattattcttattatgGTAATGATGATTCATATATAGGAGTAGAATGGAAATTACAATtagaaattataaaatataaaatgatagaaataataaataaaaaattacaaaaatatactattaaagatataaaattggtaaacagtaataataataataataataataataacaataataataatattaataatattgtcaataataaaaatgataatgtAACAACAAAACCAAATAAAGAAgcattaaaatatatagtaGAAGAAATTGaatattcttttcttatattaaataatattttatttcagtataaatatttattaaaacatttCCTACATTTATCAAACACtttttttgattattatcaaaatattatagTATTCAAAACGGTAGTCTTACCTAACCATGTATCTTCTCATTCCTTCTGGttgtatttatat ATAAATTTAGAAGAGGCCTTCACCTTTTCTTCGCTCCTACATGGTATCgttgaaataaaaattgaaaGTGTTGATGAGGAAGATAAGTATAGTGAAGAATGTAAGGAGattaacaataatataatgaagaGTCTGCAGCAGTgtattttttcaataaaATCAAA aCCATTGGATATTACAGAAAGAATTAATTCATTCAATTTGGTTGAAATAATTTATGCCGTCCTTATTAATG agaattataatttccatagttataaaaatagtatggaggaaaatataaaaaatctGAAAACTTGTGAGGCTTTTATAAGTCAAATAATAGATAAGAAAATTATCGTACCTattgaaataaaaaagagtAACAACAAATTTATAGATTAA